The genomic interval TTAACTTAATATTACTTCCAAAACAGATCTCCAGCACCATCAAGTGCATAACCGAGCAGCGTAAGGGAAGGACATATATACAGTTGGCCAATTTATAGATCCGGGTGAGATACATTGAGTAGACAATATGATCAGAGAATTACAATAATCTGTCAGAGTAGCAACCGTTTGTCAGAGAATGTTTCTCTATTGTAATATGAGCATTCACTAGAACTTTCTTAGAAGGTGATTGCACTTTTCATCAGTCAACAACTTACGACAAGATATTTCTTCAACTGTCTCATTAATGACATAAGTTACAAAAGACAAAAGAGGTGCATATATGGGTAACTGAAGATTTCTCGAATGGTTATTGTACATCCCCCCAGACTGTATGTCTTCCCTTACTCGATAATCTCTGACATTCTCTGTCACCTTATGATTACGGAGggtatgagaggtggtatataaagggaagTCCTTTTCGTTGACAAGGTACGCACACCTTACAACAGTCTTACTTACGCGCACACATTCTACTATTCTTCTTTCCATTTGCCCGCTCGGGTATcatactgacttgagcatcagaggtcTTCGTTAGAGAACCCTTCCTTATTTTTTGAACATTGACGTTCTGTCTACTCTCTTGGGTGTGTGCAGAGACGAAGAAGAAGCTCATTTTCCTCTAATTCAAAATCTTCATGCGGTCAACAGCATAGCTACCTGCAAAGCGTGTCATATCTCCCATTTTCAGACAAGATAAATAgccatttttaaaattaattaataataatattatgaaaTATTAAGTTCATATATAAATGTTGATCTATTTTGTTATTATACAAGTTATCTATATATTTAACCGTTCTTAAAATTAATATTCAAGTCCATGTATTTTAAATTAACACataagtttttataaaacttaatatgttttatatttgtttaaaaaaaaattgtaatattTAATACTTCTGAAAATCTGTATGATACTCTCCCGGACTTAGGGGTGGTGCTCACGTAAATCATTCTAGAACTGGTGTCGTAAGCTGAAAAGAAGCTTTTGAGTGCTGAATAATTGTTACTTTCTGCCATGTTCCCCACTGATTTGTGGTGAGAGTTGCAATTAGTGCACTACTTGATATTAGTTTCTGCTACCTATCATTTCATGCTTGAATCATTTGATTGATCTCCTTCACATCAGGCATATTATTTCTTCCACAACATGCAGCAACATCTTCAGAAGATCATATCATCTACAGCTTCGGTGGCTAAATGACAATGAGGAAACCAATTAGGCGAAAATTCCAAGCCCCTTTTAAACCTCTTTAGAGCTCAATAAGCTTGTAGAATATTGTGGCAGATTTGACAGCAGAATCATAGTTGTTCCTTGCAACTTTTCCCATGTCTATAAGGAAACATTCTTAGAACAAATTCCGGAACAATCTCCTCATGTGCAGATgcattttgattttgttttaacATTGACATATAATTAATCTAATATGACATGCATTTTGTAACTAATATTCTTGTAGAATGAATGAATTAATAAGATGAAGCCCTcctttataaaaatataaattgatagaaaaaaaattgtaaaCGAAAGGAATGATTAATTTGTTCAAAGTCATATATAATCCTCCAACTTCTCATTATAAGACTTAGAAATTAATAAGAAGTGTTGACACATGAATGCGAGCTGATTTAGAAACAATTCCATGGTAATTTATTCTTCTTAGCGACTGGCACAGAGTGGTAGACCTTGTGCATGACAATTGACATCGTCATGTATCAAAGATATGATACGGTTCCATCCCCTCTGCTGCAACTTCTTTGCGGATAAAGCTTGAAAGATTTGGTGAAGGTGGCATTAATTCACATTAAGGTGAAGAAGGTGGTAAAGTTTCATTCTCTTAGAGGATTGGATAAGCTCCAATATGTTGCAATCTGATCATGAACGCACCTATATGCTCTCCCCTCCAACCTGCACTACACTGCTACCTCTACCTCATCAGCATGCACTGATGCATCTTTCCATTACGACCTTGCTTTAGGTAGTCACGTCCCAATACGTAATTTTAAATAGCAAAAGGAGAGGGAAAGCACCGCAGTGCCATGGCATCTCTGTCCTTTGAGAACATATCCCTTGTGAAAAAATTGTAGTGCTTGGGGAGAAGCAAATAATGGAATCTGTCTAATTGCAGAGAGATCAACATCCATGGCCCTCCCCTGGTCTCCCCAGGCTCAATGCGTGTGCTACCTATAAAAGGATGAGTTAAGCGTAGAGACTCTCCATTGCGATCGGCAAGTAGCTGGCTATAGCTAGTTGTGGTACGTGGGGCACAGAAAAGAAGAGATGGCTCTTGATGGGATGTGGAGGAGCTTGAAGCCATACTTGTTCATGGTGTTCCTGCAGGTTGGGTACTCTGGGATGTACATCATCTCCGTTGCGTCGCTCAAAGGCGGCATGAACCACTACGTCCTCGTCGTGTACCGGAATAGCATTGCGGCTGCCGTCATCGCCCCATTTGCTCTTTGGTTTGAAGGGTTTGTGCAGCCCCCTCTACCAGCTTGTATCTGTTCCTAATTAACCAACAATTCATTGCTCTTATCTTGTATATGTTCATAGGAAAACGAGGCCAAAGATGACACTTTCAGTCTTCTTCAAGATTATGGTTTTGGCATTACTCGAGTACTGAAACTTGTCAAATTACTCTATGTCATACTCGATCTTCTCCAATTCTAATCGACATTTGAATTGATTCCAGGCCAGTTCTTGACCAAAACTTCTACTACATGGGTGCCAAGATAACCTCAGCAAGTTTCTCTGCTGCCCTCTACAACATCTTGCCCGCCATGACTTTCGTCAATGCTATCATCCTCAGGTGAAATCTCCAGACACATTAATACATTATGGACGTAATCGAACGTAGTAACTGACATACCCGACTCGAACAATTCTAGGATGGAGAAGATTAATATGAAGAAACGGCGAAGCCAAGCGAAGGTCGTGGGCACTCTGGTGACAGTAATCGGTGCACTGCTCATGATCCTATACAAAGGCCCCATCATTGAGTTTATTTGGAACAAGGGAAGGAGCCACCacggcagcggcggcggcggcggtgaaAACCAAAGCCATTGGCTCGTCGGCACTCTGATGCTATTGTTCAGTTGCTTCTGCTGGTCTGCTTTCTTCATACTGCAGTCCAACACTTTGAAGGCATATCCTGCAGAGCTGTCGTTGAGTACCTTGATCTGCCTATTGGGCGCGGGACAAAGTGCAGCAGTTACACTCGCGGTGGAGCGCACTGCCAAGCCTTGGCTGATAGGCTTCGGCACAAACCTCTTCACGGCTGTTTACTCTGTAAGATGAGATACTGAATCTAATTATATAAAGCTGCACGCATTAAGAAACAACTCTCAGTACTGTTTCTTGATTAATCACGCAGGGAATAATGTGCTCTGGAGTGGCCTACTATGTTCAGGGGATAGTAATGAAGGAAAGAGGCCCTGTTTTCGTGACCGCCTTCAACCCTCTTTGCATGATCATTACAGCCTTAATGGGCTCCATTATTCTAGCAGAGGAGATCACGTTAGGAAGGTACTGATAGATTACCCATACGTCTCGTTCTTTTATAAATTAATGGATAATTCAAA from Zingiber officinale cultivar Zhangliang chromosome 6B, Zo_v1.1, whole genome shotgun sequence carries:
- the LOC121988918 gene encoding WAT1-related protein At1g21890-like — protein: MALDGMWRSLKPYLFMVFLQVGYSGMYIISVASLKGGMNHYVLVVYRNSIAAAVIAPFALWFEGKTRPKMTLSVFFKIMVLALLEPVLDQNFYYMGAKITSASFSAALYNILPAMTFVNAIILRMEKINMKKRRSQAKVVGTLVTVIGALLMILYKGPIIEFIWNKGRSHHGSGGGGGENQSHWLVGTLMLLFSCFCWSAFFILQSNTLKAYPAELSLSTLICLLGAGQSAAVTLAVERTAKPWLIGFGTNLFTAVYSGIMCSGVAYYVQGIVMKERGPVFVTAFNPLCMIITALMGSIILAEEITLGRLLGALIIVIGLYFLIWGKSKDHLINENEAAIGLPKVANDAIKTTNSLDDVSVVHVHPDKN